One window from the genome of Pseudoliparis swirei isolate HS2019 ecotype Mariana Trench chromosome 24, NWPU_hadal_v1, whole genome shotgun sequence encodes:
- the sparcl1 gene encoding LOW QUALITY PROTEIN: SPARC-like protein 1 (The sequence of the model RefSeq protein was modified relative to this genomic sequence to represent the inferred CDS: inserted 1 base in 1 codon): MRACLVFLCLLVATFFLSVKSKPHSIHHGLYKTSHKAEEKQEQEDEELSSQDNAKANKEEGEFEENKGSDKSTAVLLSEEELVDLLTKGAEEEEEAEERVIEDEKDVETDEGKVEPEVVEDDKAKAKESKLDDKLEIEVINEEEEVNDESVEDTEMLDKDNDEVENMQTEXEQGSLLEETDGSTESEIPVDLDYAADSGILQPLQIVSAKIQIKTDVKERETQWKVPATIADDFEHNTENMEAVDHEEVSDQDKDKGAQAKSRDVDEKKTEANVDPQEPKSSPGFQLDSEPAGKEEEKSKNDSGSYNEGKTKKQKKNKRARKHSPQTEETESVPEQSQQVPQMSEGSSIDNKAQKAKRRRAGKWGPLVGMNPVQIRATVDLYPGSRPSLGGGVHHPEAPADPCDNFPCKRGKICKLDVDNKPNCVCQESSECPPGVNEFDHVCGTNNKTYHSSCELFATKCNLEGTKRGHRLHLDYTGPCKLIPLCVDTELVQFPLRMRDWLKNVLLQLYEHDSMSLGLLTPKQRFRVKNIFETERRLHAGDYSVELLAQDFEKNYNMYIYPVHWQFAQLDQHPSDRVLSHSELAPLSVPLVPMEHCTSRFFQECDADKDKQVSFKEWTSCFGINNDDMDAKLLF; the protein is encoded by the exons ATGAGGGCCTGTTTAGTATTCCTCTGCCTACTGGTAGCAACATTTTTCTTGTCT GTAAAGAGTAAACCTCATTCAATACATCATGGATTGTATAAGACTTCCCATAAAGCCGAAGAAAAGCAGGAGCAGGAAGATGAAGAACTGAGCTCCCAAGACAATGCTAAAGCTAacaaggaggagggagagtttgAGGAGAACAAAGGGAGCGACAAAAGCACTGCAGTCCTGCTGAGTGAGGAGGAGTTGGTAGACCTCTTGACgaaaggagcagaagaagaggaggaagcagaagaaagaGTAATAGAGGATGAGAAAGATGTGGAGACGGACGAAGGCAAGGTGGAGCCTGAGGTCGTGGAGGACGACAAAGCTAAGGCGAAGGAGAGCAAGTTGGACGACAAACTAGAAATAGAGGTGataaatgaggaagaagaagtaaatGATGAGAGTGTAGAGGATACTGAAATGCTGGACAAGGACAACGATGAGGTGGAAAATATGCAGACGG AGGAGCAAGGTTCATTGCTGGAGGAAACAGATGGAAGCACAGAGTCAGAGATCCCCGTTGATCTTGACTATGCTGCTGATAGTGGCATTTTACAACCTCTACAGATTGTATctgcaaaaatacaaataaaaacagatgttaAAGAGAGGGAAACCCAATGGAAAGTACCAGCCACCATTGCAGATGACTTTGAACACAACACTGAAAACATGGAGGCAGTGGACCATGAGGAAGTGTCTGATCAGGACAAGGACAAAGGTGCACAGGCCAAATCCAGGGATGTTgatgagaaaaaaacagaagcaaATGTGGACCCTCAAGAACCAAAGAGCAGTCCAGGGTTTCAACTCGATTCTGAACCGGctggaaaagaggaggagaaaagtaaGAATGACAGCGGAAGTTACAACGAGGGAAAAACCAAGaagcaaaagaagaacaagagggcaAGGAAGCACTCTCCTCAGACTGAGGAAACAGAGTCTGTACCagaacagagccaacaggttCCTCAGATGTCTGAGGGAAGCAGTATTGACAACAAAGCCCAAAAGGCAAAAAGGAGAAGGGCAGGAAAATGG GGTCCTTTAGTAGGAATGAATCCAGTGCAGATAAGAGCCACAGTGGATCTTTACCCCGGCTCCAGGCCCTCTCTTGGTGGAGGCGTACATCACCCAGAAGCCCCCGCTG ATCCATGTGACAACTTTCCCTGCAAACGTGGAAAGATTTGTAAGCTTGATGTGGACAATAAGCCGAACTGTGTGTGTCAAGAGTCGTCAGAATGTCCTCCCGGTGTGAATGAGTTTGATCAT GTTTGTggaacaaacaacaaaacatatcATTCATCGTGTGAACTCTTTGCTACTAAATGCAATCTGGAGGGCACTAAGAGAGGACACAGACTTCATCTGGACTATACTGGTCCATGCAAAT TAATACCTCTATGTGTGGACACTGAGCTGGTCCAGTTCCCTCTACGAATGAGGGATTGGCTCAAGAATGTGCTGCTGCAGCTCTATGAACACGACTCCATGTCTCTTGGCCTCCTCACACCTAAACAGCGTTTTAGA GTGAAGAACATCTTTGAGACTGAGAGGCGTCTCCATGCTGGGGACTACTCTGTTGAGCTGCTCGCGCAGGACTTTGAGAAGAACTACAATATGTACATTTATCCAGTGCACTGGCAGTTCGCACAACTGGACCAACACCCGTCTGACAG AGTCTTGTCCCACTCAGAGCTGGCCCCACTTTCAGTCCCTCTGGTGCCGATGGAGCACTGCACCTCCCGCTTCTTTCAAGAGTGCGATGCTGACAAGGACAAGCAGGTGTCCTTTAAAGAGTGGACTTCCTGTTTTGGCATCAATAATG ATGATATGGATGCCAAACTGCTATTCTGA